The Candidatus Krumholzibacteriota bacterium region GAGCAGGCAGAGGATGGCCGCCACCGAGTAGATCGTCTTCGTGGCGCCCCACGCCGCCCTCGTCACCTCGAGGGAGGCGATCATGTTCGGCGATATCGCCGACAGCCCGTCGTAGGCGAAGTAGCTCCCGTAGGTCAGCAAACTGACGAAAATCAGGATCGTGAATCGGAACGGTTTTCTCGAAGGATGGAATATGCCGACGTCCGTTGCGTTCATGTTCGGGTGACCTCCGTCGTCTCGATGCCGTGTCACGGAAGCGCGGCGCCGCCCGGCGGGCTGCCCGGCGGCCAGCGGGTCGTTTCAGGCAGCATACATTCCGGCGCCTCGTCGCGCAACCGTTCTGTTCGGGTCGCGGGGCCCGTCAGAATTTCCCCGTGTACTTCACCCAGAGAGCGTCGCCGAGTTCCCACCATGCCTCGGTGATGCGCCCGCAGTAGTCGACGACGTAGTCGGTGAGATACCGGCGGGCCTTCTCCGGGCTCTTCGCGCAGAGGCGCGCCGCCTCCTTTTCGAGAGCCGCCCGGTCGGCGAAGACCTTTGTCTCGAACGCGCTTTGCACCGAATCGACGTCCACGCGCATGTGCTGCCATTTCTGGGCCGAGAGATCGGCGACGCGGTTGAAGGCCCACCAGGCGCAGTCGCGCCCGAAGCGCTTGCGCCCGTCGATCTTCCATGACGCGGGCACGTCGGTGATCCCGCAGTAGATCGGCGCGAAGGCGGTCATCGCCGGGTTGTCCCACCCGAGCCAGACGACGCCGCCGACCGGATCGGGGAGCCAGCTCCGCGACTGGGTGATCGTCACGTAGGTGCAGTAGTACCGGGCGATGCAGCGTTCGCCCATGCGGTCCCATCCGCCGTTGATCTTGAAGAGCGGCATCATGTCGTAGTGCATGAAGGGGTTGGCGTAGGGGCTCTTCTCGAAGACCCCCGGCTTTTTCTCGTAGTACATGAACTTGGTCATGTCGTACTCGGTGCCCTCGAAGGTGTCGCGGAAGATCGACATCAGCGTGGCGAGGTCGACGAGGGTGTCCGGCTTCACCGAGAAGGGGTAGTTCTCCGCGTTCGGATCGAGGCCCAGCGACGGGGCGAGGAGATCGAGGACACGCCACTCGCGGCGCCGGGATCCCATGCTCGTCCTGCCCTCGGGATCGTAGGCGTAACAGAAACGGAAGGGTTCGCCCGAGGCGGGATCCCACCAGCCGCGGTCGATCGCGACGTCGAGGACGTTGTCCGAGGCGAGGCAGCGTTCGGCGTCGTCGAGATCGAGCTCCATGATGCGGCTCGCGTTCGCGCTCACCCCGACGTGGTCGTCGGGAATGCGCACGGCCGCCCAGACGGCGCCGATGCAATCCGATCCGCACCCGGCGATCTCGAGGTGCCACACCTCGTTCCCGTCCGCGATCGTCAGGCATTCCCCGCCGTCGTTGTAGCCGTACTCGCGGGTCAGCTCGTCGATCACCGCGATCGCCCCGCGCGCCGTCGAGGCGCGCTCCAGGGCGAACCGGCAGAGCTCCTCGCAGGGGAAGAGCGCGCCCGTGTTGCGCAGTTCCTTGCGGCCGCCGAAGGTCGATTCCCCGATGGCCACCTGGCGGTCGTTCATGCAGGGATAGGACGTGTTGATGTACCCCCGCGTCTCGGGCACCTGCGGCACGGAGCCGCTCGGCTCGAGGCGTGCGTAGTCGCCGGGATCGGTGACGAACCTGAGGCCGGTGAAGACCGGCGCGAGAGCGCCCGCCGGGTGGGTCGCCGGCTCGACGATATCGAACCAGGTGCGATCGATCCGGCTGTCGCAGGTGTGCGACGTGGAGACTGAGCCGTCGACCGAGGCCGCGCGGCCGACCATGATGCTCGTGCAGGCCGACGCGGGCCCGGCCGCCACGGCGCAGAGGGTTGAAACCAGGATCGCGAGGGCGCAGATCCGGAGACGCTGGCGCATCGATCCACCTCCCGATGTTGAGAACGATTCGTGCCTGTTTGGATCAGGATACCAGCCGCCGGCCGGAACGCCAAGCCCGACATGGGCGTAGGATCGACGAATTGTCTCTGGCGCGTCCAGGGATTATCCGTTATAATTATTCCGTAACCGTTTTTTCTTCAAGGAGCGTGCACGCACAGGACCCGAACGGCTCAGAATGGATTCACCCACCCGAACGATCGATCCGTCGTAACACCAAGCCACAGATGCACC contains the following coding sequences:
- a CDS encoding C69 family dipeptidase; the encoded protein is MRQRLRICALAILVSTLCAVAAGPASACTSIMVGRAASVDGSVSTSHTCDSRIDRTWFDIVEPATHPAGALAPVFTGLRFVTDPGDYARLEPSGSVPQVPETRGYINTSYPCMNDRQVAIGESTFGGRKELRNTGALFPCEELCRFALERASTARGAIAVIDELTREYGYNDGGECLTIADGNEVWHLEIAGCGSDCIGAVWAAVRIPDDHVGVSANASRIMELDLDDAERCLASDNVLDVAIDRGWWDPASGEPFRFCYAYDPEGRTSMGSRRREWRVLDLLAPSLGLDPNAENYPFSVKPDTLVDLATLMSIFRDTFEGTEYDMTKFMYYEKKPGVFEKSPYANPFMHYDMMPLFKINGGWDRMGERCIARYYCTYVTITQSRSWLPDPVGGVVWLGWDNPAMTAFAPIYCGITDVPASWKIDGRKRFGRDCAWWAFNRVADLSAQKWQHMRVDVDSVQSAFETKVFADRAALEKEAARLCAKSPEKARRYLTDYVVDYCGRITEAWWELGDALWVKYTGKF